A part of Vibrio chagasii genomic DNA contains:
- a CDS encoding ParB/RepB/Spo0J family partition protein encodes MKNDLQVETRETSVSVQRAQKQKKKTLAKSEKLEDQVGNTMVKPVMGQEVTFTLKVIPAKKVEMSTMVWLENERDQELLDEFSVAHLVGTFEKYGQEVPAFGREECGITQVADGSCRRFTSILTAKDFYIWVGDLTDDQMNYLTEVGNDYNPTSAYEQGSKALRLLNSGKTQEEVAEIVGKGRRALMREVHTAMLPKTFIKCLTKPNELSARQGETLFKAYKKLDDRRKEELANFFTNWCNDKGKYSAEELVEMFIAKCGISKPEPVKPRELAMGATVALKNGNATINIPKVSGDSLKAIEEFISKTLSKEALDNC; translated from the coding sequence ATGAAAAATGACCTGCAAGTAGAAACACGAGAAACCAGTGTCTCTGTACAACGAGCTCAAAAACAAAAGAAAAAGACCCTGGCGAAATCAGAGAAGCTAGAAGACCAAGTTGGCAACACAATGGTGAAGCCGGTGATGGGCCAAGAGGTTACTTTTACTCTGAAAGTGATTCCAGCTAAGAAAGTTGAAATGTCGACAATGGTTTGGCTGGAAAACGAGCGTGACCAAGAACTACTCGACGAATTCTCTGTTGCTCATTTAGTTGGGACGTTCGAAAAGTACGGACAAGAAGTGCCTGCGTTCGGTCGTGAAGAATGCGGAATTACACAAGTTGCTGATGGTAGCTGCCGCCGATTCACTTCAATTCTGACTGCAAAGGACTTTTATATTTGGGTGGGAGATCTAACTGATGATCAGATGAATTATCTGACAGAGGTCGGCAACGACTACAACCCAACGTCTGCATACGAACAGGGTTCAAAAGCATTACGCTTATTAAACAGTGGCAAAACCCAAGAAGAAGTCGCTGAGATAGTAGGAAAAGGTCGCCGTGCCCTTATGCGTGAAGTACATACAGCAATGCTGCCTAAAACTTTCATCAAATGCCTGACCAAACCTAACGAACTAAGCGCAAGGCAAGGTGAAACACTATTTAAGGCGTACAAAAAGCTGGATGACAGAAGGAAGGAAGAACTAGCCAATTTCTTTACTAACTGGTGTAACGATAAAGGAAAATACTCAGCAGAAGAGCTGGTGGAAATGTTCATAGCTAAATGCGGCATTAGTAAGCCTGAGCCTGTAAAACCTCGTGAGCTGGCTATGGGGGCCACGGTCGCATTGAAAAACGGCAATGCCACAATCAATATCCCGAAAGTTTCAGGCGACTCTCTGAAAGCTATCGAGGAGTTTATTTCAAAAACGCTATCAAAAGAAGCATTAGACAACTGTTAA
- a CDS encoding AAA family ATPase has product MSLSKQMQSCIVEANNWMRERANAKFGNDSPEARVMKRRFGPNETAELVGVSRQTIFKAEKEGRLPAPEYKDSTANRPIRAGYTLAQIDYMREVFNTRPYRPGHTEPVVLSIPGGKGGCWKTATAAHLAQWLSLKGYRVLGIDIDPQAHFSMYFGYHPEINTTAGDTVLPFMLGDKDDLSYCVKETAWPNLDIIPSHLQMQRLESEIEDAELEYQPHQMLQAGIDGIKDHYDVVIVDGHPDLGMGTTNMICASDVVLIATSAEVNDINSTCQLMGLITDIYGENGLETTHEPYVRILPTKLGAAKSSSLENLADMRAFWGAMPLKNGVFHTDEVGKGQRRMATIYEQADSSERSTPAAWKRATEIFDAPFKEILDEIIKPMWEDEE; this is encoded by the coding sequence ATGTCACTGAGTAAGCAAATGCAGTCCTGCATTGTTGAAGCCAATAACTGGATGAGAGAGCGAGCAAACGCAAAGTTTGGCAACGACTCTCCTGAAGCGCGTGTGATGAAGAGGCGCTTTGGTCCTAACGAAACCGCAGAGTTAGTGGGAGTTAGCCGCCAAACAATCTTCAAGGCAGAAAAAGAGGGACGTTTGCCTGCACCTGAATACAAAGATTCAACAGCCAACAGACCTATTAGAGCTGGGTATACCCTAGCCCAAATAGACTACATGAGAGAGGTCTTTAACACTCGACCATACCGCCCAGGTCACACTGAACCTGTTGTTCTTAGCATTCCTGGTGGTAAAGGTGGATGCTGGAAAACAGCGACAGCAGCTCACTTAGCACAATGGCTGTCATTGAAAGGCTATCGAGTCCTAGGTATTGATATTGACCCTCAAGCGCACTTCTCTATGTACTTTGGTTATCACCCTGAAATCAACACGACTGCAGGCGATACCGTATTACCATTTATGCTGGGTGATAAGGACGACCTGTCTTACTGCGTGAAAGAAACAGCATGGCCAAACCTAGATATCATTCCAAGCCACCTGCAGATGCAGCGACTGGAAAGTGAAATAGAAGACGCTGAACTGGAATACCAGCCTCACCAAATGCTTCAAGCAGGCATTGACGGAATTAAAGACCACTACGACGTTGTCATCGTTGATGGCCATCCAGATTTGGGCATGGGTACCACAAACATGATTTGTGCAAGCGACGTGGTGCTAATTGCTACCTCTGCCGAAGTTAATGACATTAACTCAACTTGTCAGCTTATGGGATTGATTACCGATATTTACGGCGAGAATGGACTGGAAACAACCCATGAGCCTTACGTTCGCATTCTTCCAACAAAACTCGGTGCAGCAAAGAGTTCAAGCCTTGAAAACTTAGCTGATATGCGAGCGTTCTGGGGTGCAATGCCGCTAAAAAATGGTGTATTTCACACTGATGAGGTTGGAAAAGGACAGCGCCGCATGGCGACTATTTATGAGCAAGCTGACAGCAGCGAACGCTCTACACCAGCAGCATGGAAACGAGCCACTGAAATCTTTGACGCACCATTCAAAGAAATTCTGGACGAGATCATCAAGCCAATGTGGGAGGATGAAGAATGA